From a region of the Panicum virgatum strain AP13 chromosome 2K, P.virgatum_v5, whole genome shotgun sequence genome:
- the LOC120695235 gene encoding ABC transporter G family member 45-like: MAAIVHEEAPPLTHAENEEFLRVLRDVRQWVGREPPEKVEVVFDGVSVEAEERVGRRALPTLPNAVFNAVKAIVDSMNTCATQKGTFKIINEVSGTIRPSRMTLVLGAPGSGKTTFLRALAGKLDSSLKLQGKVFYNGKSRPSTPHYLCSYVSQHDLHHAEMTVREIINFSSNLLGSNNEFEILGDAIERNTDTNKVYKELFSKATKLGSKGSNLKTNYIIKILGLSDCAETIVGDALHRGISRGQKKRTTIGSHDTLGVQIVIMRDILIILITTRIVARSAVPSSKCGKKEKKYVSLILFVLPALSPRCAQRRLGTTAIANPLRGAAALLAFSRRPSAVPRLVARAPPPRSPSPPLLANLRHAPPPHPGEAAAVPPPRPTSSPG; the protein is encoded by the exons ATGGCTGCCATCGTCCACGAGGAGGCTCCTCCATTGACGCACGCGGAGAACGAAGAGTTCCTTCGCGTCCTTAGGGACGTCAGGCAATG GGTGGGGCGAGAGCCTCCGGAGAAGGTGGAGGTCGTGTTCGACGGCGTGAGCGTCGAGGCCGAGGAGCGCGTCGGTCGGAGGGCGCTGCCAACGCTGCCGAACGCCGTCTTCAACGCCGTCAAG GCTATAGTAGATTCTATGAACACGTGTGCAACGCAAAAAGGAACATTCAAGATAATAAATGAAGTGAGTGGAACAATAAGACCATCCAG AATGACACTTGTTCTTGGAGCACCTGGATCTGGAAAGACGACCTTCTTAAGGGCACTGGCAGGAAAATTAGATTCTTCTTTGAAG TTGCAGGGAAAGGTATTCTACAATGGGAAATCAAGACCTTCTACACCACACTACCTTTGTTCTTATGTCAGTCAACATGATCTCCATCACGCTGAGATGACAGTGAGAGAGATAATTAATTTCTCTTCCAACCTGCTTGGATCAAACAATGAGTTTG AGATACTGGGAGATGCAATAGAAAGAAATACAGATACTAATAAAGTGTACAAGGAACTTTTTTCTAAG GCAACCAAGCTCGGAAGCAAGGGAAGCAACCTAAAAACTAATTATATTATCAAG ATTCTTGGCTTGTCTGACTGTGCTGAAACTATAGTAGGGGATGCGCTCCATAGAGGAATTTCCAGGGGCCAGAAAAAGCGAACAACAATCG GTTCACACGACACCCTGGGAGTCCAAATTGTTATCATGCGTGATATTCTTATCATCTTAATAACTACTAGGATAGTAGCGCGCTCCGCCGTGCCCAGTTCGAAATgtggaaaaaaagagaaaaaatatgTCTCCCTTATCCTCTTCGTCCTCCCTGCTCTCTCCCCACGCTGTGCGCAGCGTCGCCTCGGAACCACCGCCATCGCCAACCCTCTCCGGggtgccgccgccctgctcgccttCTCCCGGCGACCCTCCGCCGTGCCCCGCCTCGTcgcccgggcgccgccgccccgctcgccctctcctcctctcctcgcGAACCTCCGCCATGCCCCGCCTCCTCACCCGGgtgaggccgccgccgtccctccaCCCCGCCCCACCTCCTCGCCCGGgtga
- the LOC120695236 gene encoding serine/arginine repetitive matrix protein 1-like → MPFALLPRRRSPSSAPCPPPPPPVGHRASPSLPTSRPLPSVPPRRWRGIRPQASRRRICPAPPSGAVVRRGPCPLAPPAPSPSPPVSALVDPGVQVVDLSGGVEEEAREQRIQQSALASGTAAAVLPG, encoded by the coding sequence ATGCCCTtcgccctcctcccccgccgccggtcgccgtccTCTGCCCCTTGccctcctcccccaccgccgGTCGGCCACCGCGCGTCTCCCAGTCTCCCCACCTCTCGACCCCTGCCATCTGTTCCGCCCCGCCGCTGGCGGGGGATCCGACCACAGGCGTCCCGGCGGCGGATTTGTCCTGCTCCGCCGTCCGGCGCCGTCGTTCGCCGAGGCCCCTGCCCCCTTGCCCCTCCCGCTCCAtccccgtcgccgccggtcTCCGCACTGGTGGATCCCGGCGTGCAGGTGGTGGATCtgagcggcggcgtggaggaggaggcacgTGAGCAGCGGATTCAGCAGTCGGCGCTGGCGTCTgggacagcggcggcggtgctgcccGGGTGA